The following coding sequences are from one Geothrix sp. window:
- a CDS encoding sensor histidine kinase has protein sequence MPPLDPATPPDRLGTWPRSTAWLLMGYGALGLGTLLLAPAARGLGLNSLNTLVFAHAGLLTLERSRREPDAQRGWWLFSLGLFAQAINQGWATLHMFRHGTPPPFPAWGDLFSFLSLGLIIASLLAWPLTSASGSERWRKGMDGLGAALSAFFLGWYFTLGPLFRQSQSSRLERTALVAFFLGNAMVLGTCAYLGARQTFRFRGPLGWITLGFGISMLQVMLQVPLALAGRYHLGDPVDLLVLLAALFILLAPLAPRSLEPGLPPSSEIRDHSPAARILPMLPAATSLALVLISLAWAPTRLDPVILALAAGMAGLGLFRGGLALRDLQHLSVALETRVLERTQDLEVMQDAMLRTERMNAMAVLGAGMAHDLNNTLATVRACAELARMKLEDGQIPEIKDLDHILVAADQSAALTRRLMSFGHMEEAPPRLICLREELSHLETILRMLLGRQISLRLELGEDRIPVLGSRAQIEQILVNLVGNARDAMPHGGDILIRLSRSASGGKPIARVEVEDSGEGMTPEVQEKIFSPFFTTKGPGRGTGLGLASVRQLMHDLGGTLAVASQPGIGTTFVLRLPLVDG, from the coding sequence ATGCCCCCCTTGGACCCCGCCACCCCGCCTGATCGACTCGGCACTTGGCCGAGGTCCACGGCATGGCTGCTCATGGGCTATGGCGCCCTGGGCCTGGGCACGCTGCTGCTTGCCCCCGCCGCCCGGGGCCTGGGCCTGAACTCGCTGAACACCCTCGTCTTCGCCCATGCGGGCCTGCTGACGCTGGAGCGCTCCCGGCGCGAGCCGGACGCGCAGCGGGGCTGGTGGCTGTTCTCCCTGGGACTCTTCGCCCAGGCCATCAACCAGGGCTGGGCCACCCTGCACATGTTCCGGCACGGGACCCCTCCACCCTTCCCGGCCTGGGGGGACCTGTTCTCGTTCCTGTCCCTGGGCCTGATCATCGCCTCGCTACTGGCCTGGCCCCTGACCTCCGCCTCGGGATCCGAACGCTGGCGCAAAGGCATGGATGGGCTCGGCGCCGCGCTGTCGGCCTTCTTCCTGGGCTGGTATTTCACCCTGGGCCCCCTCTTCCGGCAGTCGCAGTCCTCCCGTCTCGAACGCACGGCCCTGGTGGCCTTCTTCCTGGGCAACGCCATGGTGCTGGGCACCTGCGCCTACCTGGGGGCCCGGCAGACCTTCCGGTTCCGTGGCCCGCTCGGGTGGATCACGCTGGGCTTCGGGATCTCCATGCTGCAGGTCATGCTCCAGGTGCCACTGGCCCTGGCCGGGCGCTATCACCTCGGCGATCCGGTGGATCTGCTGGTCCTTCTTGCGGCGCTCTTCATCCTGCTGGCACCCCTGGCCCCCCGCTCCCTCGAGCCGGGCCTGCCCCCCAGCTCGGAGATCCGGGACCACTCCCCCGCCGCCCGCATCCTGCCCATGCTGCCCGCGGCCACATCCCTGGCCCTCGTCCTGATCTCGCTGGCCTGGGCACCGACCCGCCTGGACCCGGTCATCCTGGCGCTGGCCGCGGGGATGGCCGGGCTCGGACTGTTCCGGGGCGGGCTTGCCTTGCGGGACCTGCAGCACCTGTCAGTGGCACTGGAAACCCGCGTGCTGGAGCGGACCCAGGACCTGGAGGTCATGCAGGACGCCATGTTGCGGACCGAGCGCATGAACGCCATGGCCGTGCTCGGAGCGGGCATGGCCCACGACCTCAACAACACCCTGGCCACGGTCCGCGCCTGCGCGGAGCTGGCCCGCATGAAGCTGGAGGATGGCCAGATCCCCGAGATCAAGGACCTGGACCACATCCTCGTGGCGGCGGACCAGTCCGCGGCCCTCACCCGCCGGCTCATGAGCTTCGGGCACATGGAGGAGGCTCCGCCCAGGCTCATCTGCCTCCGGGAGGAGCTGTCCCACCTGGAGACCATCCTCCGCATGCTGCTGGGGCGGCAGATCAGCCTTCGACTTGAGCTGGGCGAGGACCGGATCCCGGTGCTGGGCTCCCGCGCCCAGATCGAGCAGATCCTCGTGAACCTGGTGGGCAATGCCCGCGATGCCATGCCCCACGGAGGCGACATCCTCATCCGGCTCTCGAGGTCCGCCTCAGGCGGGAAGCCCATCGCCCGGGTGGAGGTGGAGGACAGCGGCGAGGGGATGACGCCCGAGGTCCAGGAGAAGATCTTCAGTCCCTTCTTCACCACCAAGGGGCCGGGTCGGGGCACGGGCCTGGGCCTCGCCTCCGTCCGCCAGCTCATGCACGACCTCGGCGGCACCCTGGCCGTGGCCTCCCAGCCGGGGATCGGCACGACCTTCGTCCTGCGGCTGCCGCTGGTGGATGGCTGA
- the lipB gene encoding lipoyl(octanoyl) transferase LipB, giving the protein MAAFGFSVPRPAQLRRFGRVFYPAGLRMQKALAEHVSAEDRPDQLVILEHDPVFTLGRNATPADIHMSDDFLRTQGVSVHRTDRGGEVTYHGPGQIVAYPICNLRGGREDVGRLVRGLEEAMIRTARDFGVVADRLQGAPGIWVHTPRGPEKLGAIGLHLSRWISTHGIAFNVRPNLDHFRWITPCGFTDKGVCSLASLLGEASPTWEAAADRLQAHLVELLALDLQPARSPSRSVSALTWRRTAAGPEILMMLRVPEHGLWWQSVTGMMEPGETPEQTAHRELAEETGLTGTLRPLGLSHSFWVDPTIVRFPDAEPRFNTEVCFSMEVAPEAQVRLEPLEHSEYLWCGLDEAQERMKWEGSKAAVALLRKALAV; this is encoded by the coding sequence ATGGCCGCCTTCGGTTTCTCCGTCCCCCGCCCCGCCCAGCTCCGCCGCTTCGGCCGCGTGTTCTACCCCGCGGGTCTACGGATGCAGAAGGCCCTGGCCGAGCACGTGAGCGCCGAGGACCGGCCCGACCAGCTGGTGATCCTGGAGCACGATCCGGTCTTCACCCTGGGCCGCAACGCCACGCCCGCCGACATCCACATGAGCGACGACTTCCTGAGGACCCAGGGGGTCAGCGTCCACCGCACGGACCGCGGCGGCGAGGTGACCTACCACGGGCCCGGACAGATCGTGGCCTACCCCATCTGCAACCTGCGCGGCGGCCGCGAGGACGTGGGTCGCCTCGTGCGTGGCCTGGAGGAGGCCATGATCCGCACGGCGCGGGATTTCGGCGTGGTGGCCGACCGGCTGCAGGGCGCTCCCGGCATCTGGGTGCACACGCCGCGGGGGCCAGAGAAGCTCGGCGCCATCGGCCTGCATCTGAGCCGGTGGATCAGCACCCATGGCATCGCCTTCAACGTGCGGCCGAACCTGGATCACTTCCGCTGGATCACGCCCTGCGGCTTCACCGACAAGGGCGTGTGCAGCCTGGCTTCCCTTCTGGGTGAGGCGAGCCCCACCTGGGAAGCAGCCGCCGACCGCCTCCAGGCCCACCTCGTCGAGCTGCTGGCCCTGGACCTCCAGCCTGCGCGGTCACCCAGCCGCAGCGTGTCCGCCCTGACCTGGCGCCGGACCGCGGCCGGCCCCGAGATCCTCATGATGCTGCGCGTGCCCGAGCACGGGCTCTGGTGGCAGAGCGTCACCGGCATGATGGAACCCGGGGAGACGCCCGAGCAGACCGCGCACCGGGAGCTGGCGGAGGAGACGGGACTCACGGGGACCCTGCGCCCCCTCGGGCTGTCCCACAGTTTCTGGGTGGATCCCACCATCGTACGCTTTCCGGATGCGGAGCCGCGCTTCAACACCGAGGTCTGCTTCTCCATGGAAGTGGCACCCGAGGCCCAGGTCCGCCTCGAGCCCCTGGAGCACAGCGAGTACCTCTGGTGCGGCCTGGACGAGGCCCAGGAGCGCATGAAGTGGGAAGGCTCCAAGGCCGCCGTGGCCCTCCTCCGGAAGGCCCTCGCCGTCTGA
- a CDS encoding enoyl-CoA hydratase-related protein, whose protein sequence is MSFVLVEKADRIAWVTLNRPEKLNALNNEVLKELEQIFAGLEHDAEVGVVVLTGAGEKAFVAGADIAELRSLDTAAARIQALSGQAVFQRIEGLPKPVIAAVNGFALGGGCELALACHIRIASENARFGLPEVSLGVIPGYGGTQRLPRLVGKGVALDLILSGEMTSAADALRMGLVSRVVPQADLRATAEKLAKTILSRGPLALRSALAAVHDGLEMAQDKGLQYEASLFGLLAATQDMQEGMGAFLEKRQAAFKGL, encoded by the coding sequence ATGTCCTTCGTCCTCGTCGAGAAAGCTGACCGCATCGCCTGGGTCACCCTCAACCGGCCCGAGAAGCTCAACGCCCTGAACAACGAGGTGCTGAAGGAGCTGGAGCAGATCTTCGCCGGCCTGGAGCACGATGCCGAAGTGGGCGTGGTGGTGCTCACGGGGGCCGGCGAGAAGGCCTTCGTGGCCGGGGCCGACATCGCCGAGCTGAGAAGCCTGGATACCGCGGCGGCCCGCATCCAGGCCCTCAGCGGCCAGGCGGTCTTCCAGCGCATCGAGGGCCTGCCCAAACCGGTCATCGCCGCCGTGAACGGCTTCGCCCTGGGCGGCGGCTGCGAGCTGGCCCTGGCCTGCCACATCCGCATCGCCAGCGAGAACGCCCGCTTCGGCCTGCCCGAGGTGAGCCTGGGCGTCATCCCCGGCTATGGCGGCACCCAGCGCCTGCCCCGCCTCGTGGGCAAGGGCGTGGCCCTGGACCTGATCCTCAGCGGCGAGATGACCTCCGCCGCCGATGCCCTGCGCATGGGTCTCGTCAGCCGGGTGGTGCCCCAGGCCGACCTCAGGGCCACCGCCGAGAAGCTGGCGAAGACCATTCTCTCTCGCGGCCCCCTGGCCCTGCGCAGTGCCCTGGCCGCCGTCCACGATGGCCTGGAGATGGCCCAGGACAAGGGCCTCCAGTACGAGGCCTCCCTCTTCGGCCTCCTCGCCGCCACCCAGGACATGCAGGAGGGCATGGGCGCCTTCCTGGAGAAGCGTCAGGCGGCCTTCAAGGGCCTGTAG
- a CDS encoding S9 family peptidase: MRSMRWGGVLAALVLAGPMWAQETRPMTFMDVMEMRGVGSGSLSPDGARVVYTVNLPHWKSGKSYTDIFVADAASGVARQMTFTREKNETSPQWAGDGRRLAFLSDREGSQQVYLMSVEGGEARKLTEAKDGVHAFAFSRDGKWLAFSAGKAEDRQLSLVDLATDELAVTALPKHATPIRDFAFTEDGGRIFFTSPDRMDKDDLKRKEKKFDVRLADPEQAPAHLWSMDLKDKTEKRWTEGADFTITAFQLSKDGRWASYRALPAARGLGDITQEEASLHLLDLGSGKAHPVLEKYARFSAFSPDGQWVVYAAPERFERLRNEKLWVVPSAGGAAKNLMAGKDLSVSAASWSEDSRTLYFTEAVGVDQHLFALSVADGVMTQLTKQTGVLAGSYSHEARAFLLTYSHPRKPLDLYVAKPQTVGSAAAWVKVSDANPQVAKLSLATTETVRWKAKDGVEVEGLLIKPLGYEKGKRYPLIVQLHGGPAAAEMNSFQGRYVTYPHVYAAAGYAVLQPNYRGSTNYGEAFTRQIGGNFMRLSYGDILSGVDHLIQEGIADPDKLGMMGWSAGGHLSSWTLTQTDCFKAISTGAGAVNWISMYAESDVQSVREFYLGGKPYEAWDNFVNESALKYIKNARTPTLIHVGEADQRVPKPQSDELYMALKKLGVPVEYIVYPGMPHGLSEPRYQLVKMVSEFNWFEKWIKGKKDWFEWKTLLDTLPVDAEAKSETPAGSAAPRRR, from the coding sequence ATGCGTTCGATGCGGTGGGGTGGCGTTCTGGCGGCCCTGGTCCTGGCGGGTCCCATGTGGGCCCAGGAAACCCGGCCCATGACCTTCATGGACGTGATGGAGATGCGGGGCGTGGGCAGCGGCTCCCTCTCGCCCGATGGGGCCCGGGTGGTCTACACCGTGAACCTGCCCCATTGGAAGTCGGGCAAGAGCTACACGGACATCTTCGTGGCGGATGCCGCCAGCGGCGTCGCGCGGCAGATGACCTTCACCCGCGAGAAGAACGAGACGAGTCCCCAGTGGGCGGGGGATGGCCGGCGCCTGGCCTTCCTCAGCGACCGCGAAGGCAGCCAGCAGGTGTACCTCATGTCCGTGGAGGGCGGCGAAGCCCGCAAGCTCACGGAGGCCAAGGATGGCGTCCATGCCTTCGCCTTCAGCCGGGATGGGAAGTGGCTGGCCTTCAGCGCCGGCAAGGCCGAGGACCGGCAGCTCTCGCTGGTGGATCTGGCCACGGACGAACTGGCGGTCACGGCCCTGCCCAAGCACGCCACGCCCATCCGCGACTTCGCGTTCACCGAGGATGGCGGTCGCATCTTCTTCACCAGCCCCGACCGGATGGACAAGGATGACCTGAAGCGCAAGGAGAAGAAATTCGACGTGCGCCTCGCGGATCCAGAGCAGGCGCCGGCCCACCTCTGGTCCATGGATCTGAAGGACAAGACGGAGAAGCGCTGGACCGAGGGGGCTGACTTCACGATCACCGCCTTCCAGCTGTCGAAGGATGGCCGCTGGGCCTCGTACCGGGCCCTGCCCGCGGCCCGCGGCCTTGGGGACATCACCCAGGAGGAGGCCAGCCTCCACCTGCTGGACTTGGGCAGCGGCAAGGCACATCCGGTGCTGGAGAAATACGCACGGTTCTCGGCCTTCTCCCCGGATGGGCAGTGGGTGGTCTACGCCGCGCCCGAGCGCTTCGAGCGCCTGCGCAACGAGAAGCTGTGGGTGGTGCCTTCGGCGGGCGGCGCGGCGAAGAACCTGATGGCGGGGAAGGACCTGAGCGTGTCCGCGGCCAGCTGGAGCGAGGACTCGCGGACGCTTTACTTCACCGAAGCCGTGGGCGTGGACCAGCACCTCTTTGCGCTGTCGGTGGCGGATGGGGTGATGACCCAGCTGACGAAGCAGACCGGCGTCCTGGCGGGCAGCTACAGCCATGAAGCCAGGGCCTTCCTCCTGACCTACAGCCATCCCCGCAAGCCGCTGGACCTGTATGTGGCGAAGCCGCAGACCGTGGGCTCGGCGGCAGCCTGGGTGAAGGTGTCCGATGCGAACCCCCAGGTGGCGAAGCTGTCCCTGGCCACCACGGAGACCGTACGCTGGAAGGCCAAGGACGGCGTCGAGGTGGAGGGCCTGCTCATCAAGCCCCTGGGCTATGAGAAAGGGAAGCGCTATCCCCTCATCGTGCAGCTGCACGGGGGACCTGCGGCGGCGGAGATGAACAGCTTCCAGGGCCGCTACGTGACCTACCCCCACGTCTACGCCGCCGCGGGCTACGCGGTGCTCCAGCCCAACTACCGGGGGTCGACGAACTACGGGGAGGCCTTCACGCGCCAGATCGGCGGCAACTTCATGCGCCTGTCCTACGGCGACATCCTCAGCGGCGTGGACCACCTCATCCAGGAGGGGATCGCAGACCCGGACAAGCTCGGCATGATGGGCTGGAGCGCCGGCGGTCACCTGTCCAGCTGGACCCTGACCCAGACGGACTGCTTCAAGGCCATCAGCACCGGGGCCGGCGCCGTGAACTGGATCTCCATGTACGCCGAGAGCGACGTGCAGAGCGTCCGCGAGTTCTACCTGGGCGGGAAACCCTACGAGGCCTGGGACAACTTCGTGAACGAATCGGCCCTGAAATACATCAAGAACGCGCGGACGCCCACGCTCATCCACGTGGGGGAGGCGGACCAGCGCGTGCCCAAGCCCCAGAGCGACGAGCTCTACATGGCCCTCAAGAAGCTGGGCGTGCCGGTGGAGTACATCGTGTATCCCGGCATGCCCCACGGCCTCTCCGAGCCGCGCTACCAGCTGGTGAAGATGGTCAGCGAGTTCAACTGGTTCGAGAAGTGGATCAAGGGGAAGAAGGACTGGTTCGAGTGGAAGACGCTGCTGGACACGCTGCCGGTTGATGCGGAGGCCAAGTCTGAAACGCCCGCAGGCTCCGCCGCCCCACGGCGGAGGTAA
- a CDS encoding TolC family protein, which produces MTRLPILPALLVAFSLVAQEAPKVQPPAGAPTKLTLQGAIETSLKNNLQVQIAVETRDFTRAGVQIEQGAFDWNLTSGLSISKTQDGIRYQNPDGTFGKLEGTNFFRSLTVGSTKAFGWGGNLSLSYAPTYSSHAGTLYTGNTTNPYDGSFAATYTQSLLRNFGRDTTESRLIVARKSALAADLGFQKAIIDLVASTESLYWDVVFGQRNLENKQQALDLAQKQLKENQIRVQVGTLAPIEVTSSEASVAQREQDIIAAEAQLLNAKDALIRALYPSSERPAGLEMADTPSVKALEMNEAAAEKQALANRIELKSARLDLESKQILETAAANRTLPQLDAFATYNGSAASQVPSEGLAAVNKDLTKGTYPGYTVGLQFALPLQNRAARGNQAQARANRRQSELGLRDLELGITLETRQAFRNVDASAKGVAAAEKTRYFREKDLEAEQKKFENGMSTNFLVLSKQNDLDTAKSNELQSQITYAKAITALEKALGHLLEARKLEVK; this is translated from the coding sequence ATGACGCGTCTCCCGATCCTCCCGGCCCTGCTGGTGGCCTTCTCCCTGGTGGCCCAGGAGGCCCCCAAGGTCCAGCCCCCCGCGGGCGCACCCACGAAGCTGACCCTCCAGGGGGCCATCGAAACCTCGCTGAAGAACAACCTCCAGGTCCAGATCGCCGTCGAGACCCGCGATTTCACCCGGGCCGGTGTGCAAATCGAGCAGGGGGCCTTCGACTGGAACCTGACCAGCGGGCTGAGCATCAGCAAGACCCAGGACGGGATCCGGTACCAGAACCCGGATGGAACGTTCGGCAAGCTGGAAGGAACGAATTTCTTCCGCAGCCTCACTGTCGGGTCCACCAAGGCCTTCGGCTGGGGTGGCAACCTGAGCCTCAGCTACGCCCCGACCTACAGTTCCCACGCGGGAACCCTCTACACCGGCAATACGACCAACCCCTATGACGGCAGTTTCGCCGCCACCTACACCCAGAGCCTCCTGAGGAACTTCGGCCGCGACACGACCGAGAGCCGCCTCATCGTCGCCCGGAAGAGCGCCCTGGCGGCGGACCTCGGCTTCCAGAAGGCCATCATCGACCTGGTGGCCAGCACCGAGTCCCTCTACTGGGACGTGGTCTTCGGCCAGCGGAACCTGGAGAACAAGCAGCAGGCCCTTGACCTGGCCCAGAAGCAGCTCAAGGAGAACCAGATCCGCGTGCAGGTGGGCACCCTGGCCCCCATCGAGGTCACCTCCTCCGAGGCCTCCGTGGCCCAGCGCGAGCAGGACATCATCGCTGCCGAGGCCCAGCTGCTGAACGCGAAGGACGCCCTCATCCGGGCCCTCTATCCCTCTTCCGAGCGCCCTGCCGGTCTTGAGATGGCCGATACCCCCAGCGTGAAGGCCCTGGAGATGAACGAGGCCGCGGCGGAGAAACAGGCCCTGGCCAACCGCATCGAGCTGAAGAGCGCCCGCCTGGATCTGGAATCCAAGCAGATCCTCGAGACCGCCGCCGCCAACCGCACCCTGCCCCAGCTGGACGCCTTCGCCACCTACAACGGCAGCGCGGCCTCGCAGGTCCCTTCGGAAGGCCTGGCGGCCGTCAACAAGGACCTGACCAAGGGCACCTACCCCGGCTACACCGTGGGACTCCAGTTCGCCCTGCCCCTCCAGAACCGGGCCGCCCGTGGCAATCAGGCCCAGGCCCGGGCCAACCGCCGTCAGAGCGAGCTGGGCCTGCGCGACCTGGAGCTGGGCATCACGCTGGAGACCCGGCAGGCCTTCCGCAACGTGGACGCCTCCGCCAAGGGCGTGGCCGCCGCCGAGAAGACCCGCTACTTCCGCGAGAAGGACCTCGAAGCCGAGCAGAAGAAGTTCGAGAACGGCATGAGCACCAACTTCCTCGTGCTCTCCAAGCAGAACGACCTCGACACCGCCAAGAGCAACGAGCTGCAGTCCCAGATCACCTATGCCAAGGCCATCACCGCCCTGGAGAAGGCCCTGGGCCACCTGCTGGAAGCGCGGAAGCTGGAAGTGAAGTAG
- the nadC gene encoding carboxylating nicotinate-nucleotide diphosphorylase, with the protein MFHHPHPETYREQLGAFLREDWGTQDWTTAAVPDRPMVARVVAKGDLVLAGLPVAREVFRLTDPALAVSLRAEDGQRVARGAEVLHIEGSSHGILLAERVMLNLLQRLSGTATLTRKFVDAIEGTGARILDTRKTTPGLKLLEKYAVRCGGGVNHRLTLGDGVLLKENHLAAAGGVRAAVEAARRSAPNLVKIEVEAETLGQLKACLELPEVDGVLLDNMSLEHMREAVALRDRSGRRLFLEASGNLTLERARAVAETGVDFLSVGALTHSAPAVDLSLRMD; encoded by the coding sequence ATGTTCCATCACCCGCATCCCGAAACCTACCGCGAGCAGCTGGGCGCCTTCCTCCGCGAGGACTGGGGCACCCAGGACTGGACCACGGCGGCCGTGCCGGATCGGCCCATGGTGGCCCGCGTCGTCGCCAAGGGTGACCTGGTGCTGGCGGGCCTTCCCGTGGCCCGGGAGGTCTTCCGCCTCACGGACCCCGCCCTGGCCGTGTCCCTGCGGGCCGAGGACGGCCAGCGCGTAGCCAGGGGAGCTGAAGTGCTGCACATCGAGGGCTCCAGCCACGGGATCCTGCTGGCGGAGCGGGTGATGCTGAACCTGCTGCAGCGGCTCTCGGGGACGGCCACGCTCACCCGGAAGTTCGTGGACGCGATCGAAGGCACCGGCGCCCGCATCCTCGACACCCGCAAGACCACGCCGGGCCTCAAGCTGCTGGAGAAGTACGCCGTGCGCTGCGGGGGCGGCGTGAACCACCGGCTCACCCTGGGCGATGGCGTGCTGCTGAAGGAAAACCACCTGGCGGCGGCGGGCGGCGTCCGGGCCGCGGTGGAAGCGGCGCGGCGAAGTGCGCCGAACCTGGTGAAGATCGAAGTCGAAGCCGAGACCCTGGGCCAGCTCAAGGCCTGCCTGGAATTGCCGGAAGTGGATGGCGTGCTGCTGGACAACATGAGCCTGGAGCACATGCGCGAGGCCGTGGCCCTGCGGGACCGCAGCGGGCGGCGCCTGTTCCTCGAAGCCAGCGGCAACCTCACGCTGGAGCGGGCCCGGGCGGTGGCCGAGACCGGCGTGGACTTCCTCAGCGTCGGGGCCCTCACCCACAGCGCCCCGGCGGTGGACCTCAGCCTGCGGATGGACTGA
- a CDS encoding acyl-CoA dehydrogenase family protein — MFPHFTEDQSAIREAAKDFAMAEIEPGAAARDASGEFPKEILKQLGEMGFLGMTVPESYGGAGVDFLSYILALEQIAYADASVAVTMSVNNSVACAPILSFGNEAQKQKYLKPLASGEVLGGFMLTEPDAGSDAAALKTRATRVDGGWRLNGAKAWITNGGVGRYFVTMARTDPDKGKKGISAFILDADQPGVVMGRPEEKMGLRSSKTVMVALEDAFVPEDAMLGKPGDGLKVAFGGLDGGRIGIAAQALGIAQRAMDESVAYAKARISFGKPIGEHQMIQTYLAEMESRLQASRLLVYRAASLKEAGKSCTVEAATAKLFTTESAVWLCDRAVQIHGGYGYSREYLVERLYRDVRVTTIYEGTSEIQRMVIARELLK, encoded by the coding sequence ATGTTCCCCCATTTCACTGAGGACCAGTCCGCCATCCGCGAGGCCGCAAAGGACTTCGCCATGGCCGAGATCGAGCCGGGGGCCGCGGCGCGGGACGCCAGCGGCGAGTTCCCGAAGGAGATCCTGAAGCAGCTCGGCGAGATGGGCTTCCTCGGCATGACCGTGCCCGAATCCTACGGCGGCGCGGGCGTGGATTTCCTCAGCTACATCCTGGCCCTGGAGCAGATCGCCTACGCTGACGCCTCCGTGGCCGTGACCATGAGCGTGAACAACTCCGTGGCCTGCGCGCCCATCCTGTCCTTTGGCAACGAAGCCCAGAAGCAGAAGTACCTGAAGCCCCTGGCCAGCGGCGAGGTGCTGGGCGGCTTCATGCTCACCGAGCCGGACGCGGGTTCCGACGCCGCGGCCCTGAAGACCCGCGCCACCCGCGTGGATGGCGGCTGGCGGCTGAACGGCGCCAAGGCCTGGATCACCAATGGCGGCGTGGGGCGGTATTTCGTCACCATGGCCCGAACGGACCCCGACAAGGGCAAGAAGGGCATCAGCGCCTTCATCCTCGACGCGGACCAGCCCGGCGTGGTCATGGGCCGACCCGAGGAAAAGATGGGCCTTCGCTCCAGCAAGACCGTGATGGTGGCCCTGGAGGACGCCTTCGTGCCCGAGGACGCCATGCTCGGCAAGCCCGGCGATGGCCTGAAGGTGGCCTTCGGCGGCCTCGACGGCGGCCGCATCGGCATCGCAGCCCAGGCCCTGGGCATCGCCCAGCGCGCCATGGACGAGAGCGTGGCCTATGCCAAGGCGCGCATCTCCTTCGGCAAGCCCATCGGCGAACACCAGATGATCCAGACCTACCTGGCCGAGATGGAGTCCCGCCTCCAGGCCTCCCGCCTGCTGGTCTACCGGGCTGCGTCCCTCAAGGAGGCGGGGAAGTCCTGCACCGTCGAGGCCGCCACCGCCAAGCTCTTCACCACGGAGAGCGCCGTCTGGCTCTGTGACCGGGCTGTGCAGATCCATGGCGGCTACGGCTACTCCCGCGAGTACCTCGTCGAGCGGCTCTACCGCGACGTGCGCGTCACCACGATCTACGAGGGGACCAGCGAGATCCAGCGCATGGTCATCGCCCGGGAGTTGTTGAAGTAA